Proteins from a single region of Runella sp. SP2:
- a CDS encoding tetratricopeptide repeat protein — protein MKKGCLLVGFLGILFGVMAVAQKRTVPQSTDSLVQFLTTSPKDTLYLQALTDYAWKKVDASEYKAGDSLAKVLLTLAQQLKNKKGAFDSYDLRGRSAYVQGKYSEALEFYKKTLQLTKSSSLGASSQQRALTNVGMILHLMGNNEEGLKYVLESIKIFERERLPKLSGSSPYDIAAAIYHLQGKNEVALKYFQQSLEIKTKEKNYRGLAVTNNRIGSLLAEQKEYQRALSYLQKADSYAQQANYEAIMVDIAINLSSVYRALNKPKEDLAALKKGEESAKRLNLTHHLGAIYGNLGQYYQSQKQFEKSETYLKDALSIFKEIGSLEYQGYIYQALREMFVEKGDYKQAYENQQVAQKLSDSLFSQQQKARMDELSMKFETERKEQQIKLLQKESELQSQQNRLWLIGGGLALLLALVSIVFVINRAKYRRLQESLQLRNKIAADLHDEIGSTLSSISLLSGLTQKQLAANQPQKAEQMVDKISADARQMLESMDDIVWTINPRNDSMQHLFTRLREYAKPLAESKEIALDFVTDAQVEALSLPLQVRQNVYLIVKEALNNAFKYAQASKISVEFGKQNDRLNVAVIDNGIGFDVEAVNTRNGLKNMKKRAEEIGGTLLIMSQEGQKSEVKLQFNL, from the coding sequence ATGAAAAAAGGCTGCTTATTGGTAGGTTTTTTGGGAATACTTTTTGGTGTAATGGCGGTTGCCCAAAAACGTACTGTACCCCAATCCACTGACTCGTTGGTTCAGTTTTTAACTACGTCTCCCAAAGATACACTCTACCTGCAAGCACTTACTGATTATGCCTGGAAGAAAGTGGATGCGTCTGAGTACAAAGCAGGAGACTCGCTGGCGAAAGTACTGTTGACGTTGGCGCAGCAACTCAAAAACAAAAAGGGAGCGTTTGATTCGTACGATTTGCGGGGGCGGAGTGCGTACGTGCAAGGAAAATACAGTGAAGCGTTGGAGTTTTATAAAAAAACGTTGCAGTTGACTAAATCATCTTCGTTGGGGGCTTCGTCACAACAACGCGCTTTGACGAACGTAGGCATGATTCTTCATTTGATGGGGAACAACGAAGAGGGGTTGAAGTACGTGTTGGAATCTATCAAGATTTTTGAACGAGAGCGTTTACCCAAATTGTCAGGAAGTTCTCCTTACGATATTGCGGCGGCAATCTACCACCTTCAAGGTAAAAATGAGGTGGCACTGAAATACTTTCAGCAGAGTTTGGAAATCAAAACCAAGGAAAAGAATTACCGTGGATTGGCCGTTACCAACAACCGAATTGGGTCGTTGCTGGCCGAACAAAAAGAATACCAACGGGCCTTGTCTTACCTTCAAAAAGCCGATAGTTATGCGCAGCAAGCTAATTATGAGGCGATTATGGTGGATATTGCCATCAATTTATCGTCGGTGTACAGGGCTTTAAACAAACCAAAAGAAGATTTGGCAGCTTTAAAAAAAGGCGAGGAAAGTGCGAAAAGACTTAATCTTACGCATCACCTTGGGGCTATTTACGGGAATTTAGGCCAGTACTACCAATCTCAAAAACAGTTCGAGAAATCAGAAACGTATCTGAAAGACGCGTTATCGATTTTTAAAGAAATTGGCTCGCTCGAATACCAAGGCTATATCTATCAAGCCCTGAGAGAAATGTTTGTGGAAAAAGGGGATTATAAACAAGCTTATGAAAACCAACAAGTAGCCCAAAAACTGAGTGACTCGCTGTTTTCACAACAACAAAAAGCCCGCATGGACGAGTTGAGTATGAAGTTTGAAACCGAGCGAAAAGAGCAGCAAATCAAGCTATTACAAAAGGAATCGGAGCTTCAGTCGCAGCAAAACCGCCTGTGGCTCATCGGCGGGGGGCTGGCGTTGCTGTTGGCGTTGGTGAGCATTGTTTTTGTTATCAACCGCGCAAAGTATCGTCGTTTGCAGGAATCATTGCAGCTGCGCAACAAGATTGCTGCCGATTTGCACGACGAGATAGGAAGCACCCTGAGCAGTATTTCGCTGTTGAGTGGCCTGACCCAAAAGCAATTAGCAGCCAATCAGCCTCAAAAAGCGGAACAAATGGTGGATAAAATTAGCGCAGACGCGCGTCAAATGCTGGAGTCGATGGATGACATTGTGTGGACTATCAACCCCCGTAATGATTCAATGCAGCATTTGTTTACGCGTTTGCGGGAGTATGCCAAGCCGTTGGCGGAGTCGAAGGAGATTGCATTGGATTTTGTGACGGATGCCCAAGTGGAGGCGTTGAGTTTGCCATTGCAAGTGCGGCAAAATGTGTATTTGATTGTAAAAGAGGCGTTAAACAATGCGTTCAAATACGCGCAAGCGAGTAAGATAAGTGTTGAGTTTGGCAAGCAAAACGACCGACTGAACGTAGCCGTGATTGACAACGGCATAGGCTTTGACGTTGAGGCGGTCAATACGCGTAATGGGCTCAAAAACATGAAAAAACGGGCGGAGGAAATTGGCGGGACGTTGCTCATCATGAGCCAAGAAGGACAAAAATCAGAAGTAAAATTGCAATTTAACCTATAA
- a CDS encoding tetratricopeptide repeat protein has protein sequence MPLFFIVFFGGTMIAQIPNTRDSLVMYLKTAPKDSNYVWALNRYANKLLNETDEYDKVDSVLKIAEPLALKYNYILGKYANTRVRATMYYYKTDYAKALAYFQKAVEEATRFQLPGSILYEAYSNVVTLHNSLNNYDEALKMSFKCLEMQEKYKLKPYASIYAAIGDALKALQRPKEALAYVKKAIVIDNEQKNWKNAAIHNNSLGNIYDDLSQPKEALKYFKLALSLAKKAEFLRGQTDYLANTGRMYQQLKQPKEAIRYMEQSLQLAEQLEAVTSVAVAKSNLASVYREIDQPERAEAYLKEALALAKKQNDAVSIAEYQESLSALYADNQSFKKAYQNLLESTNLGDSTEKVATAQQLQELIAKYETKAKEQQIRLLQQESKIKDQELLQNRLWLIGGGLALLLALVSIVFVINRAKYRRLQESLQLRNKIAADLHDEIGSTLSSISLLSGLTQKQLAANQPQKAEQMVGKISADARQMLESMDDIVWTINPRNDSMQHLFTRLREYAKPLAESKEITLDFVTDAQVEALSLPLQVRQNVYLIVKEALNNAFKYAQASQINVEFRGQSDEWNVAVIDNGVGFDTEAVSSRNGLKNMKKRAEEIGANLLIESELQKGSEIRLNFKN, from the coding sequence ATGCCCCTCTTTTTTATTGTTTTTTTTGGGGGAACGATGATAGCCCAAATCCCTAATACGCGTGATTCGCTAGTGATGTATCTTAAAACTGCTCCCAAAGACAGCAACTACGTATGGGCGCTCAATCGCTACGCCAATAAGCTTCTCAATGAAACGGATGAATACGATAAAGTGGATTCTGTGCTAAAAATAGCCGAACCGTTAGCGCTAAAATATAACTACATCTTGGGAAAGTACGCCAACACGCGCGTGCGAGCTACGATGTACTATTATAAAACCGATTATGCCAAAGCGTTGGCTTATTTTCAAAAAGCGGTGGAAGAAGCTACACGTTTTCAGCTTCCTGGAAGCATATTATACGAAGCATACAGCAATGTTGTTACGTTGCATAATAGCCTAAACAACTACGATGAGGCGTTGAAAATGTCATTCAAGTGCCTTGAAATGCAAGAAAAATACAAACTCAAGCCGTATGCGAGTATTTATGCGGCCATTGGCGATGCACTCAAAGCCCTTCAGCGTCCGAAAGAGGCGCTTGCTTACGTCAAGAAAGCTATTGTGATAGACAATGAGCAAAAAAATTGGAAGAATGCAGCTATTCACAACAATTCGTTGGGAAATATCTATGATGACCTTTCTCAGCCTAAAGAGGCATTGAAGTATTTTAAATTGGCGCTTTCGCTCGCTAAAAAAGCAGAATTTTTACGCGGGCAAACCGATTATTTGGCAAATACTGGGAGAATGTACCAGCAACTCAAACAGCCCAAAGAGGCAATCCGTTACATGGAACAGTCGTTGCAGCTGGCCGAGCAGCTAGAGGCAGTGACTTCGGTGGCAGTTGCCAAATCAAACTTAGCGTCGGTTTATCGTGAAATAGACCAACCCGAACGGGCCGAAGCGTATTTGAAAGAAGCCCTGGCGCTTGCCAAGAAACAAAATGACGCCGTAAGTATTGCCGAATACCAAGAAAGCTTGTCTGCTTTATACGCCGATAATCAGTCATTTAAAAAAGCTTATCAAAACCTGCTCGAAAGTACAAACCTTGGCGATTCTACGGAAAAAGTGGCAACAGCTCAACAACTCCAAGAACTGATTGCGAAGTACGAAACAAAAGCCAAAGAGCAACAAATTCGGCTGCTCCAACAAGAATCGAAAATCAAAGATCAAGAACTTCTCCAAAACCGCCTGTGGCTCATCGGTGGAGGGCTGGCGTTGCTGTTGGCGTTGGTGAGCATTGTTTTTGTTATCAACCGCGCAAAGTATCGTCGTTTGCAGGAATCATTGCAGTTGCGCAACAAGATTGCGGCCGATTTGCACGACGAGATAGGAAGCACCCTGAGCAGTATTTCGCTGTTGAGTGGCCTGACCCAAAAGCAATTAGCAGCCAATCAGCCTCAAAAAGCGGAACAAATGGTGGGTAAAATTAGCGCAGACGCGCGTCAAATGCTGGAGTCGATGGATGACATTGTGTGGACCATCAACCCCCGTAATGATTCAATGCAGCATTTGTTTACGCGTTTGCGGGAGTATGCCAAGCCGCTAGCGGAGTCGAAGGAGATAACGTTGGATTTTGTGACGGATGCCCAAGTGGAGGCGTTGAGTTTGCCATTGCAAGTGAGGCAAAATGTGTATTTGATTGTAAAAGAGGCGCTAAACAATGCGTTCAAATACGCGCAAGCGAGCCAGATAAATGTCGAATTTAGAGGGCAGAGTGATGAATGGAACGTGGCAGTAATTGACAATGGAGTGGGTTTCGATACTGAGGCAGTGAGCTCTCGCAACGGGCTCAAAAACATGAAAAAAAGGGCGGAGGAAATTGGGGCTAATTTGCTTATTGAATCGGAGCTGCAAAAAGGGAGTGAAATACGTTTAAACTTCAAGAACTAA
- a CDS encoding response regulator transcription factor: protein MPRISIYDDNDSFRHTIALIIELSDDLELVGSHPDATRVVETVQVEKPDVVLMDIEMPSRTGIEAVALLQQLISPPKVLMLTAYEDTENVFAAIETGAVGYLLKKTPAEKIIESIDEVLQGGAAMSPSIALKVLGAFQKPKQKITYDLTPKEMEVLHRLVEGDSYKLIAHHCQISISTVQTHIMRIYEKLQVNSKGEAINKALRENVIQLAR from the coding sequence ATGCCACGTATTTCGATTTATGACGACAACGATTCGTTTAGACATACCATCGCGCTCATCATTGAACTGAGCGATGACCTTGAGCTGGTAGGCTCGCATCCTGATGCTACGCGGGTCGTCGAAACTGTTCAAGTTGAAAAGCCCGACGTGGTTTTGATGGACATCGAAATGCCATCTCGAACGGGTATCGAGGCCGTGGCTTTATTGCAACAGTTGATTTCTCCGCCCAAAGTGCTGATGCTGACGGCTTACGAAGATACCGAAAACGTCTTTGCAGCCATCGAGACGGGGGCGGTGGGCTATTTACTAAAAAAAACACCCGCCGAAAAAATCATCGAAAGCATCGACGAAGTACTGCAAGGCGGCGCTGCCATGAGCCCGAGCATTGCGCTCAAAGTGCTGGGTGCTTTCCAAAAGCCCAAACAAAAAATAACCTACGACCTGACGCCCAAAGAAATGGAAGTGCTGCATCGCTTGGTCGAAGGCGACAGTTATAAGCTTATTGCGCACCACTGTCAAATTAGTATCAGTACCGTACAGACGCACATTATGCGGATTTACGAGAAACTTCAGGTCAACTCCAAAGGCGAAGCCATCAATAAAGCCCTTCGTGAAAATGTCATTCAGCTTGCTCGCTGA